In Streptomyces chartreusis, the following proteins share a genomic window:
- the paaB gene encoding 1,2-phenylacetyl-CoA epoxidase subunit PaaB, with protein MSADKKDWPLYEVFVRGKRGLNHVHVGSLHAADDRMALTHARDLYTRRNEGVSIWVVRSEHIAASTRDEKDPFFAPSADKVYRHPTFYDIPDDVPHI; from the coding sequence ATGAGCGCCGACAAGAAGGACTGGCCGCTGTACGAGGTGTTCGTACGGGGCAAGCGCGGGCTGAACCACGTCCACGTGGGCTCGCTGCACGCCGCCGACGACCGCATGGCGCTCACCCACGCCCGTGACCTGTACACCCGCCGCAACGAGGGCGTCAGCATCTGGGTCGTGCGCTCCGAGCACATCGCCGCCTCCACGCGCGACGAGAAGGACCCCTTCTTCGCGCCCAGCGCCGACAAGGTCTACCGTCACCCGACGTTCTACGACATCCCCGACGACGTCCCCCACATCTGA
- a CDS encoding peptidoglycan-binding protein: MAKPLSASKLVEILRKEGLTVHEVRSWRTHNRNSKGPWGPVNGVMIHHTVTKGTENSVSICYNGYSGLPGPLCHGVIDKQGHIHLVGNGRANHAGLGDSDVLRAVINESKLPHDNEADTDGNAHFYGFECVNLGDGKDPWPEVQKEAIEKVSAAICRHHGWSERSVIGHKEWQPGKQDPRGFTMDGMRKRIAQRLKGGGGGAPEPDPKPAPKPRLEPFPGSGFFHIGQKSPIITAMGRRLVAEGCGRYEEGPGPEWTEADRRSYTAWQHKLGFKGKDADGIPGKVSWDRLKVPNV; the protein is encoded by the coding sequence ATGGCGAAGCCCCTGAGCGCGTCCAAGCTGGTGGAGATCCTGCGCAAGGAGGGCCTCACGGTCCACGAGGTCCGCAGCTGGCGCACCCACAACCGCAACAGCAAGGGCCCCTGGGGCCCGGTGAACGGCGTGATGATCCACCACACCGTCACCAAGGGCACCGAGAACTCGGTGAGCATCTGCTACAACGGCTATTCCGGCCTGCCCGGCCCGCTGTGCCACGGCGTCATCGACAAGCAGGGCCACATCCACCTCGTCGGCAACGGCCGCGCCAACCACGCCGGCCTCGGCGACAGCGACGTCCTGCGCGCGGTGATCAACGAGTCGAAGCTGCCGCACGACAACGAGGCCGACACCGACGGCAACGCCCACTTCTACGGCTTCGAGTGCGTCAACCTCGGCGACGGCAAGGACCCCTGGCCCGAGGTGCAGAAGGAGGCCATCGAGAAGGTCTCCGCCGCGATCTGCCGCCACCACGGCTGGAGCGAGCGCTCGGTGATCGGGCACAAGGAGTGGCAGCCCGGCAAGCAGGACCCGCGCGGCTTCACCATGGACGGCATGCGCAAACGGATCGCGCAGCGCCTCAAGGGCGGGGGAGGGGGAGCGCCCGAGCCGGACCCCAAGCCCGCTCCCAAGCCCAGGCTGGAGCCCTTCCCGGGCAGCGGCTTCTTCCACATCGGGCAGAAGTCCCCGATCATCACCGCGATGGGCCGCCGCCTGGTCGCCGAGGGCTGCGGCCGCTACGAGGAGGGTCCGGGCCCGGAGTGGACCGAGGCCGACCGCCGCTCCTACACCGCCTGGCAGCACAAGCTCGGCTTCAAGGGCAAGGACGCGGACGGCATCCCCGGCAAGGTCAGCTGGGACCGGCTGAAGGTGCCCAACGTGTGA
- the paaD gene encoding 1,2-phenylacetyl-CoA epoxidase subunit PaaD, with amino-acid sequence MVTTLLDARRARHIAATVPDPELPMLTLADLGVLRDVALTEDGTVVASLTPTYSGCPAMAEMRADVAARLRDAGYARVEIRTVLDPPWTSDWITPAGRRKLTEHGIAPPGPAPRGGPVALVLSPTRHAVTCPRCGSGDTEETSRFAATSCKALWRCRDCREPFEYVKEI; translated from the coding sequence ATGGTGACCACCCTGCTCGACGCCCGCCGCGCCCGGCACATCGCCGCGACCGTGCCGGACCCCGAGCTGCCCATGCTCACCCTGGCCGACCTGGGCGTCCTGCGGGACGTGGCGCTGACCGAGGACGGCACGGTGGTCGCGAGCCTCACCCCGACCTACTCCGGCTGCCCGGCCATGGCCGAGATGCGGGCGGACGTCGCGGCGCGGCTGCGGGACGCGGGGTACGCGCGTGTGGAGATCCGTACGGTCCTCGACCCGCCGTGGACCAGTGACTGGATCACCCCGGCCGGCCGCCGCAAGCTCACCGAGCACGGCATCGCCCCGCCCGGCCCCGCCCCGCGCGGCGGCCCCGTCGCGCTCGTGCTGTCGCCCACCCGGCACGCGGTGACCTGCCCGCGCTGCGGCTCGGGGGACACCGAGGAGACCTCCCGCTTCGCGGCCACCTCCTGCAAGGCGCTGTGGCGCTGCCGGGACTGCCGCGAGCCGTTCGAGTACGTCAAGGAGATCTGA
- a CDS encoding TerD family protein, translating into MVHRLEPLVVRHTLRLPRPTGPAGEGAVAARQFDAALMSVGFKLSAELLERLSGLGEGTVVDTAVRTLGTVREMVGDHVAHNVYFVDFPANVPDTYDFWMRCIAGALADDGARDSVLEQLGEGVVDLLTLPSYGRYQHTYAEMLGHHDELIVAAGDRMTVLHLGGDPDEEVGALYLALAGSSTPLGEEALRDLDKLARVCVDGPQPESIPVRENRAVLNRARLRAGAQPLLDTVTDVLRLACALSDGDVTLVGPTRFRKLSRPLRRALLAGLDSVVAASPAKLADVRVHREAWKRLGERLHPHEYPRWPHAADVFAVARGEKRAPSFDGRVEELLGMHDVTGAVKVLKSAPGKLFRALDRLLRMALDQEERDSVVAAAEEVVGEVSGRVLLSVREHLANRAQDTGEMRVFVNRLGRAWVTEDERPPVLPPERERLIAVLDEELRRRLPDPGHLLIDPDALDVALPLSGRAAAAGLGVLPRGSVSPVDGELLRFFVYWKQAAHRTDYDLSALMLDAEFATVCWLAYTNLKDLEGEHSGDITEAPDGASEFIDLRLGAVRGEYIVPQVNIFAGEGFEEVDESFFGFMLRDAEQRGRPFEPRTVRMKSGLRGPGRVALPLAFRRGPDGRWRAKWLHLYLRGAPAANRVEGNRVSVATLLRGIVEREQLTVRYLTGLMDATTTTVWDGGTLPEGPVTYIGLQRPEGLHPESRIVVPENLRDLIPD; encoded by the coding sequence ATGGTCCACCGCCTCGAACCCCTGGTAGTCCGGCACACCCTTCGTCTCCCCCGTCCCACCGGCCCGGCCGGTGAAGGCGCCGTGGCGGCGCGGCAGTTCGACGCCGCGCTGATGTCCGTGGGCTTCAAGCTCTCGGCCGAGCTGCTGGAGCGACTGTCGGGGCTCGGCGAGGGCACGGTCGTCGACACCGCCGTGCGGACGCTGGGCACCGTGCGCGAGATGGTCGGCGACCATGTGGCGCACAACGTCTACTTCGTCGACTTCCCGGCCAACGTGCCGGACACGTACGACTTCTGGATGCGCTGCATCGCCGGAGCGCTCGCCGACGACGGGGCGCGGGACAGCGTCCTGGAGCAGCTGGGCGAAGGGGTAGTCGACCTGCTGACCCTGCCGTCGTACGGCCGCTACCAGCACACGTACGCCGAGATGCTCGGCCACCACGACGAGCTGATCGTGGCGGCCGGCGACCGGATGACGGTCCTGCACCTCGGCGGCGACCCGGACGAGGAAGTCGGCGCCCTGTACCTGGCGTTGGCGGGCAGCAGCACGCCGCTGGGCGAGGAGGCGCTGCGTGACCTCGACAAGCTGGCCCGGGTGTGCGTGGACGGGCCGCAGCCCGAGTCGATCCCGGTCCGGGAGAACCGTGCCGTGCTCAACCGGGCCCGGCTGCGGGCCGGTGCGCAGCCGCTGCTGGACACCGTCACCGATGTGCTGCGGCTGGCCTGCGCGTTGTCGGACGGCGATGTGACCCTGGTCGGGCCGACCCGGTTCCGGAAGCTGTCCCGGCCGCTGCGCCGCGCCCTGCTTGCGGGCCTGGACTCGGTGGTGGCGGCCTCGCCCGCCAAGCTCGCGGACGTCCGGGTCCATCGCGAGGCGTGGAAGCGGCTGGGCGAGCGGCTGCACCCGCACGAGTACCCGCGGTGGCCGCACGCCGCCGACGTGTTCGCGGTCGCGCGCGGGGAGAAGCGGGCGCCCTCCTTCGACGGCCGGGTCGAGGAACTGCTCGGCATGCACGACGTCACCGGCGCGGTGAAGGTGCTGAAGTCGGCGCCGGGCAAGCTGTTCCGCGCGCTGGACCGGCTGCTGCGCATGGCGCTCGACCAGGAGGAGCGGGACTCGGTGGTGGCCGCCGCCGAGGAGGTCGTGGGCGAGGTCTCCGGGCGGGTCCTGCTGTCCGTGCGCGAGCACCTGGCCAACCGCGCGCAGGACACGGGCGAGATGCGCGTGTTCGTGAACCGGCTCGGCCGGGCCTGGGTCACCGAGGACGAGCGTCCGCCGGTGCTGCCGCCCGAGCGGGAGCGGCTGATCGCCGTACTGGACGAGGAGTTGCGCCGCCGGCTGCCGGACCCGGGCCATCTGCTGATCGACCCGGACGCCCTGGACGTCGCGCTGCCGCTCAGCGGGAGGGCGGCCGCGGCGGGGCTCGGCGTGCTGCCCCGCGGCTCGGTGTCGCCCGTGGACGGTGAGCTGCTGCGCTTCTTCGTGTACTGGAAGCAGGCCGCCCACCGCACCGACTACGACCTGTCGGCGCTGATGCTGGACGCGGAATTCGCGACGGTCTGCTGGCTGGCGTACACCAACCTCAAGGACCTCGAGGGCGAGCACTCCGGTGACATCACCGAAGCCCCCGACGGCGCCTCGGAGTTCATCGACCTGCGTTTGGGCGCCGTGCGCGGGGAGTACATCGTCCCGCAGGTCAACATCTTCGCCGGGGAGGGCTTCGAGGAGGTCGACGAGTCGTTCTTCGGGTTCATGCTGCGGGACGCGGAGCAGCGGGGCCGCCCGTTCGAGCCGCGTACCGTGCGCATGAAGTCCGGGCTTCGCGGGCCGGGCCGGGTCGCGCTGCCGCTGGCGTTCCGGCGCGGTCCCGACGGGCGGTGGCGTGCCAAGTGGCTGCACCTGTACCTGAGGGGCGCGCCGGCGGCCAACCGGGTCGAGGGCAACCGGGTGTCGGTGGCGACGCTGCTGCGCGGCATCGTGGAGCGCGAGCAGCTGACGGTGCGCTATCTGACGGGCCTGATGGACGCCACTACGACGACCGTCTGGGACGGCGGCACGCTCCCGGAGGGTCCGGTCACCTACATCGGCCTTCAGCGGCCCGAGGGGCTGCACCCGGAGTCGCGGATCGTCGTACCCGAAAATCTGCGCGACCTGATCCCGGACTGA
- a CDS encoding LysR family substrate-binding domain-containing protein, translating into MTGSEAPPPTPQAAPAFRLAYVPGVTPAKWVRVWQERFPDVPLGLHAVTAAEASDLLREGGADAGFVRLPVDRTFFSAIPLYTETTVVVVPKDHVIAAVEEVTVEDLADEVVFHPLDDVLDWERPPGEPAFERPATTADAVELVAANVGLLVVPQSLARLHHRKDLTYRTLVDAPQSSVALSWPEEATTDLVEDFIGVVRGRTVNSTRGRTTAQSTSAPEQPKRKRPETAGSARRQPGSGRRSGATGGKGAKGTKSTGRGKPRRRS; encoded by the coding sequence GTGACAGGCTCGGAAGCACCCCCGCCCACCCCGCAGGCAGCGCCGGCGTTCCGGCTCGCGTACGTCCCGGGAGTGACCCCCGCGAAGTGGGTGCGGGTCTGGCAGGAGCGCTTCCCCGACGTACCTCTCGGCCTCCACGCGGTGACCGCGGCCGAGGCGTCCGACCTGCTCCGGGAGGGCGGGGCCGACGCCGGTTTCGTACGGCTTCCGGTGGACCGTACGTTCTTCAGCGCGATCCCCCTCTACACCGAGACCACGGTCGTGGTCGTCCCCAAGGACCACGTGATCGCGGCGGTCGAGGAGGTCACCGTCGAGGACCTGGCCGACGAGGTCGTCTTCCACCCCCTCGACGACGTCCTCGACTGGGAGCGGCCACCGGGGGAGCCCGCCTTCGAGCGGCCCGCGACCACCGCGGACGCCGTCGAGCTGGTCGCGGCGAACGTCGGCCTACTCGTCGTGCCCCAGTCGCTGGCCCGACTCCACCACCGCAAGGACCTCACCTACCGGACGCTGGTCGACGCCCCCCAGTCGAGCGTCGCCCTGTCCTGGCCGGAGGAGGCGACCACCGACCTCGTCGAGGACTTCATCGGCGTCGTCCGCGGCCGCACGGTCAACAGCACCCGGGGCCGTACGACGGCCCAGAGCACGTCCGCCCCGGAGCAGCCGAAGCGCAAACGCCCGGAGACCGCGGGCAGCGCACGCCGGCAGCCCGGCTCAGGCCGACGGAGCGGTGCCACCGGCGGCAAGGGTGCCAAGGGAACCAAGAGCACCGGCCGGGGCAAGCCCCGCCGCAGGTCGTAG
- a CDS encoding Dyp-type peroxidase — protein sequence MPSSKPSSIRSAGALPQPVLSQPAPVAVFLVVTIEPGGESAVRDLLSGLAGLVRAVGFPSPDGGLCCVAGVGSSAWDRLFEGPRPRQLHPFEELEGPRHRAVATPGDLLFHIRAARTDLCFALSAEIMKRLRGAVTVQDEVQAFAYFDSRNLLGFVDGTENPVGPAAADAAIVGDEDAAFLGGSYAIVQKYVHDVDAWEALAVEAQEKVIGRSKLTNIELDVPGSHIDVNTVTGPDGEELEILRGAMPFGRPGHGEFGTYFIAYARTPDIPEAMLRNMFVGGPESGPDPILDYSQAVTGTLFFCPSATFLEAVPEEADTY from the coding sequence ATGCCGTCATCCAAGCCGTCGTCCATACGGTCGGCCGGCGCACTGCCGCAGCCGGTGCTCAGTCAGCCGGCACCCGTCGCGGTGTTCCTGGTGGTCACGATCGAACCCGGGGGCGAGAGCGCGGTACGCGATCTGCTGTCCGGGCTCGCGGGTCTGGTACGAGCCGTCGGCTTCCCCAGCCCGGACGGAGGGCTGTGCTGCGTGGCCGGCGTCGGATCCTCGGCCTGGGACCGGCTCTTCGAGGGCCCGCGTCCCCGACAGCTGCATCCCTTCGAGGAGTTGGAGGGCCCCCGGCACCGGGCCGTGGCCACCCCGGGCGATCTGCTCTTCCACATCCGCGCCGCCCGCACGGATCTGTGCTTCGCCCTGTCGGCGGAGATCATGAAGCGGCTGCGCGGCGCGGTCACCGTCCAGGACGAGGTACAGGCCTTCGCCTACTTCGACTCCCGTAACCTTCTCGGCTTCGTCGACGGCACCGAGAACCCGGTCGGCCCGGCCGCGGCCGACGCGGCGATCGTCGGTGACGAGGACGCCGCCTTCCTCGGCGGCAGCTACGCGATCGTGCAGAAGTACGTGCACGACGTCGACGCCTGGGAGGCCCTCGCCGTGGAGGCCCAGGAGAAGGTGATCGGGCGCTCCAAGCTGACCAACATCGAGCTCGACGTGCCCGGCTCCCACATCGACGTGAACACGGTCACCGGACCGGACGGGGAGGAGCTGGAGATACTGCGGGGCGCCATGCCGTTCGGCAGGCCCGGTCACGGAGAGTTCGGTACGTACTTCATCGCCTACGCCCGGACCCCCGACATCCCGGAGGCCATGCTCCGCAACATGTTCGTGGGCGGCCCCGAATCGGGCCCGGACCCGATCCTCGACTACTCGCAGGCCGTCACCGGGACCCTGTTCTTCTGCCCGTCGGCCACCTTCCTGGAGGCGGTCCCGGAAGAGGCCGACACGTACTGA
- a CDS encoding TfoX/Sxy family protein produces MAYDEGLAQRIRERLGGRPEITEKRMFGGIAFLVHGNMAVGVSGDDLMVRVGPDGTEAALARPGTRIFDMTGRPMKGWILVAGDALAEDDVLGAWIEEGRAFAAGLPPK; encoded by the coding sequence ATGGCTTACGACGAAGGGCTCGCCCAGCGGATCCGGGAGCGGCTCGGGGGTCGGCCGGAGATCACCGAGAAGCGGATGTTCGGCGGTATCGCGTTCCTGGTGCACGGGAACATGGCCGTCGGCGTGAGCGGCGACGACCTGATGGTCCGGGTCGGTCCGGACGGCACCGAGGCCGCCCTGGCCAGGCCGGGCACACGGATCTTCGACATGACGGGCCGGCCCATGAAGGGCTGGATCCTGGTCGCCGGTGACGCCCTCGCGGAGGACGACGTGCTCGGGGCCTGGATCGAGGAGGGGCGTGCCTTCGCGGCGGGTCTGCCGCCGAAGTGA
- the paaE gene encoding 1,2-phenylacetyl-CoA epoxidase subunit PaaE — protein sequence MEGVTEARTAAGPRPRIRRRPAFHRLRVAAVQPLCADAVAVGFDIPAELAEEFAFEPGQSLTLRREIDGRDERRSYSICSPVGSSPRIGVRVVPGGLFSSWLVEDVRPGDTVEVMAPTGAFTPDLSTPGHHVLIAAGSGITPMMSIAESVLAADSRSTVTLFYGNRRSGTVMFADELADLKDLHPTRFQLAHVLSREPREAEVLSGRIDAERLATLVEALVDVTNADHWWLCGPHGMVRDAQSVLADLGVPGERVHQELFFADDEPVREVHHEEAGPQGPVSQVTITLDGRSTTAALSRERSILDGAQRTRPDLPFACKGGVCGTCRALVTDGKADMRRNFALEPAEVDAGYVLTCQSYPVSETLTVDYDS from the coding sequence ATGGAAGGCGTCACCGAAGCACGGACGGCCGCCGGTCCGCGCCCGCGCATCCGCCGCCGTCCGGCCTTCCACCGGCTGCGCGTGGCCGCGGTCCAGCCCTTGTGCGCGGACGCGGTGGCCGTCGGCTTCGACATCCCGGCGGAACTGGCCGAGGAGTTCGCCTTCGAACCGGGCCAGTCGCTGACGCTGCGGCGCGAGATCGACGGCCGCGACGAACGGCGGTCGTACTCGATCTGCTCCCCGGTGGGTTCGAGCCCCCGCATCGGCGTACGGGTCGTGCCCGGCGGGCTGTTCTCGTCCTGGCTGGTCGAGGACGTGCGCCCCGGCGACACCGTCGAGGTCATGGCGCCCACCGGCGCCTTCACCCCCGACCTGAGCACACCCGGCCACCACGTGCTGATCGCCGCGGGCTCCGGCATCACGCCGATGATGTCCATCGCCGAGTCCGTGCTGGCGGCCGACTCCCGCTCGACGGTCACCCTGTTCTACGGCAACCGCCGCAGCGGCACGGTGATGTTCGCCGACGAGCTCGCCGACCTGAAGGACCTCCACCCGACCCGGTTCCAGCTCGCCCACGTGCTCTCCCGCGAGCCCCGCGAGGCCGAGGTGCTCTCCGGCCGGATCGACGCCGAGCGGCTCGCGACCCTCGTCGAAGCGCTGGTCGACGTGACCAACGCCGATCACTGGTGGCTGTGCGGACCGCACGGCATGGTCCGGGACGCGCAGAGCGTGCTGGCGGACCTCGGGGTGCCGGGCGAGCGGGTGCACCAGGAGCTGTTCTTCGCCGACGACGAGCCCGTGCGGGAGGTGCACCACGAGGAGGCAGGGCCGCAAGGGCCCGTCAGCCAGGTCACCATCACCCTCGACGGCCGCTCCACGACCGCGGCCCTGTCGAGGGAGCGCAGCATCCTCGACGGAGCCCAACGCACGCGCCCCGACCTGCCGTTCGCCTGCAAGGGCGGTGTCTGCGGCACCTGCCGGGCACTGGTCACCGACGGAAAGGCCGACATGCGGCGCAACTTCGCGCTGGAGCCGGCCGAGGTCGACGCGGGCTATGTGCTGACCTGCCAGTCGTACCCGGTGTCCGAGACGCTGACGGTCGACTACGACAGCTGA
- a CDS encoding DUF5997 family protein, translating into MTSHQSTQTMKPATAAKKLGVYLEATPAEFREGVVTRAELNTLQADPPQWLLDLRRDGPHPRPVVAAKLGVSIAGLARGGVTEPLTTEQIEALKQEQPEWLAKERATQAEVRKETARIKKRDAEREAQQP; encoded by the coding sequence ATGACGTCGCACCAAAGCACCCAGACCATGAAGCCCGCGACCGCGGCGAAGAAGCTGGGTGTGTACCTCGAAGCCACCCCCGCCGAGTTCCGGGAGGGGGTCGTCACGCGCGCGGAACTGAACACCCTGCAGGCCGACCCTCCGCAGTGGCTGCTCGACCTGCGACGCGACGGCCCGCACCCCCGCCCGGTGGTCGCGGCGAAGCTCGGCGTCTCCATCGCGGGCCTGGCCCGCGGCGGTGTCACCGAGCCCCTGACCACCGAGCAGATCGAGGCGCTCAAGCAGGAGCAGCCCGAGTGGCTGGCCAAGGAGCGCGCCACTCAGGCCGAGGTCCGCAAGGAGACGGCCCGGATCAAGAAGCGGGACGCCGAGCGCGAGGCGCAGCAGCCCTGA
- the paaA gene encoding 1,2-phenylacetyl-CoA epoxidase subunit PaaA yields the protein MTTSHSAEAPAEEPLQEHFDATISRDQRIEPRDWMPEGYRKTLIRQIAQHAHSEIIGMQPEGEWITRAPSLRRKAILFAKVQDEAGHGLYLYSAAETLGADRADLTDRLIEGRQKYSSIFNYPTMSFADVGVIGWFVDGAAICNQVPLCRSSYGPYARAMVRVCKEESFHQRQGYELLMTMMRGTEAQREMVQDAVNRWWWPSLMMFGPPDENSPNSAQSMAWKIKRHSNDELRQRFVDMTVPQAEKLGVTLPDAELRWNAERGHHDFGTPDWSELMRVIKGDGPCNAQRMERRRSAHEEGAWVREAATAHAAKRVEKGAAA from the coding sequence ATGACGACTTCACACTCCGCCGAGGCGCCTGCCGAGGAGCCGCTCCAGGAGCACTTCGACGCGACGATCTCGCGTGACCAGCGGATCGAGCCGCGCGACTGGATGCCGGAGGGCTACCGCAAGACGCTGATCCGGCAGATCGCGCAGCACGCCCACTCGGAGATCATCGGCATGCAGCCCGAGGGCGAGTGGATCACCCGCGCCCCGTCGCTGCGCCGCAAGGCCATCCTGTTCGCCAAGGTCCAGGACGAGGCCGGGCACGGGCTGTACCTGTACTCGGCGGCGGAGACCCTGGGCGCGGACCGCGCCGACCTGACCGACCGGCTGATCGAGGGCCGCCAGAAGTACTCGTCGATCTTCAACTACCCGACCATGAGCTTCGCCGACGTCGGAGTGATCGGCTGGTTCGTGGACGGCGCCGCGATCTGCAACCAGGTGCCGCTGTGCCGCAGCTCCTACGGGCCGTACGCACGCGCGATGGTGCGGGTCTGCAAGGAGGAGTCGTTCCACCAGCGGCAGGGCTACGAGCTGCTGATGACGATGATGCGCGGCACCGAGGCCCAGCGCGAGATGGTGCAGGACGCCGTGAACCGCTGGTGGTGGCCCTCGCTGATGATGTTCGGGCCGCCCGACGAGAACTCACCCAACTCGGCGCAGTCGATGGCCTGGAAGATCAAGCGGCACAGCAACGACGAGCTGCGTCAGCGCTTCGTCGACATGACGGTCCCGCAGGCCGAGAAGCTCGGCGTCACCCTGCCCGATGCGGAGCTGCGCTGGAACGCCGAGCGCGGCCACCACGACTTCGGCACCCCCGACTGGTCGGAGCTGATGCGGGTCATCAAGGGCGACGGACCGTGCAACGCCCAGCGGATGGAACGGCGCAGGAGCGCCCACGAAGAGGGCGCCTGGGTGCGGGAGGCGGCCACCGCCCACGCCGCCAAGCGCGTGGAGAAGGGAGCGGCGGCATGA
- the paaC gene encoding 1,2-phenylacetyl-CoA epoxidase subunit PaaC: MSDDHVYMTLAEGHEDDTRWAYGTGFEDPLHGVDTTVPEGIDAAQLAAVCVALADDALVSAQRLAEWITRAPELEEEVALANIGLDLLGQARLLYSRAGQADGTGRDEDAYAYFRDPADFRNVRLAELPCGDFAFSIVRLLVLSSWRLAHFERLASHPDPVLAAIAAKGVKELAYHRQYAAEWAVRLGDGTEESHRRMRRAQEQVAPYIGELFTAYDVRDEVVADIRQVTAAAGLPMPVYRPLPGSGRDGEHTEHLAPLLAELQGVARAHPEATW, translated from the coding sequence ATGAGTGACGACCACGTCTACATGACCCTCGCCGAGGGACACGAGGACGACACCCGCTGGGCCTACGGCACCGGCTTCGAGGACCCGCTGCACGGCGTGGACACCACCGTCCCCGAGGGCATCGACGCCGCCCAGCTGGCCGCCGTCTGCGTCGCGCTGGCCGACGACGCGCTGGTGTCGGCCCAGCGCCTCGCCGAGTGGATCACCCGCGCCCCCGAGCTGGAGGAGGAGGTGGCGCTCGCCAACATCGGCCTCGACCTGCTCGGCCAGGCCCGCCTGCTGTACTCCCGCGCCGGCCAGGCCGACGGCACCGGCCGCGACGAGGACGCCTACGCCTACTTCCGCGACCCCGCCGACTTCCGCAACGTACGCCTGGCCGAACTGCCCTGCGGCGACTTCGCGTTCTCGATCGTGCGGCTGCTGGTGCTGTCCAGCTGGCGCCTCGCCCACTTCGAGCGGCTGGCCTCCCACCCAGACCCCGTGCTCGCGGCCATCGCAGCGAAGGGCGTCAAGGAGCTCGCCTACCACCGGCAGTACGCCGCCGAGTGGGCCGTTCGCCTCGGCGACGGCACGGAGGAGTCCCACCGCCGGATGCGCCGGGCCCAGGAGCAGGTCGCCCCCTACATCGGCGAGCTGTTCACGGCGTACGACGTGCGCGACGAGGTGGTCGCGGACATCCGCCAGGTCACCGCGGCGGCCGGACTGCCCATGCCGGTGTACCGTCCGCTGCCCGGATCCGGCCGCGACGGCGAGCACACCGAGCATCTCGCCCCACTGCTCGCCGAGTTGCAGGGCGTCGCCCGTGCCCACCCGGAGGCGACATGGTGA